The sequence TGGAATTTCAACAATTTCCCGCCTGCCGGCAACAAAAAAACGGGCTTTCCGCTCACGCGAAAAGCCCGCTTCCTGTCCCGCCAACCAGCTGCACACCGGGCGCGAAGCCCGGCCAAACTCGTTACTTCGCAGCGCCGCCTTCGAACCACGCGGCGATCTTCATCCGCTCGTCGTCGGTCATGTGCGTCACGTTGCCGAGCGGCATTGCCTTCAACGTCACCGCCTGCTGATAAATCCGCTGTGCGTTCTGCGAGATTTCATCCGGCGTATCCAGCAGCACGCCGGCCGGCGCGCTGCCCATCATCGTCGGATGTGCGGAGTGGCAAGCCACGCAGCGTTGCTGCAACACCGGCGCGATGTCGGCGATCTTCACGGACGGCGCGTTCGCGGCTTGCGCTTGCGGCACGATCGGCTTCGGCATGGTCCAGAAGAGGGCGCAGAACATCAGCACGATGCCGACCAGCGGCAGATACCACAGCACCTGGCCACGGTGACGCATCACGAAGAACTGGCGAATCAGCGCGCCGGCCAGCATGATGATCAGCAGCACGGCCCAGTTGTACGGATGCGTGTACGTCATCGCGTAGTGGTTCGACAGCATCGCGAACACCACCGGCAGCGTGAAATACGTGTTGTGCACCGAACGTTGCTTGCCGCGCTTGCCGTAGATCGGGTTCGGCGTGTCGCCCTTGAGCATCGCGTCGACCATCTTGCGCTGGCCCGGAATGATCACGAAGAACACGTTCGCCGACATGATCGTCGCCAGCATCGCACCCATGATCAGGTACGCCGCGCGGCCCGCGAAGATGTGGCAGGCGAGCCATGCCGCGATCAGCACGTACACGCCGACGCAGATGCCCAGCACCTTGTCTTTATTGCCCAGAATGCGGCACAGCGAGTCGTAGACGATCCAGCCGGCGGCGAGGAAGCCGAGCG is a genomic window of Paraburkholderia bryophila containing:
- a CDS encoding urate hydroxylase PuuD, which encodes MEGFITDWLNLAIRWFHVIAAIAWIGESFYFVALDNSLKPPTDPNQRKRGVFGELWHVHGGGFYNMQKYTVAPPEMPEDLHWSKWPSYTTWLSGFGLFTVLYLFSPSTYLIDKNVLDMGPVVAVASALGFLAAGWIVYDSLCRILGNKDKVLGICVGVYVLIAAWLACHIFAGRAAYLIMGAMLATIMSANVFFVIIPGQRKMVDAMLKGDTPNPIYGKRGKQRSVHNTYFTLPVVFAMLSNHYAMTYTHPYNWAVLLIIMLAGALIRQFFVMRHRGQVLWYLPLVGIVLMFCALFWTMPKPIVPQAQAANAPSVKIADIAPVLQQRCVACHSAHPTMMGSAPAGVLLDTPDEISQNAQRIYQQAVTLKAMPLGNVTHMTDDERMKIAAWFEGGAAK